GCGTACGGCGGGTAGCGATGGTCGACGTCCCCGTCCTCGCGCGGGCCACCGCTCAGGTAACCGGTCGAGTAGACCTGCACGGCCAGGGCGACGGCGGTGACCGCGACGGCGACCAGCGCGGCGGCCCCGTCGAGGCGTACCCCGAGGGTGACGGCGAGACCGCCGAAGTCGATCCAGGTGGTCGACGCCTCCACCGGGCCGTCCAGCGTGACCAGCAGGGCGACCGCCAACGCGAGAGCACCGGCCGCACCGGTCACGCCGAGGGCGACGGCGGTCCGGCGGGCCGGATCGGCACCGAGGGCGGAGCCGCGCGGCGAGGGCGGCAGCAGCAGGCCGGTCAGGCCGGCGACCAGCGGGACCACCGGCAGCAGCACACCCAGCAACGTCGTGGTGCTCACCGCTCCCCCTCCGCGACCACGTCACCGGCCGGACCGGCGACGACCGGCGTCGGCTCGTCGGCCGGGCGCTCGGCCAGCGGGATCTCGTCCACCGCCACGCTGGCCCGCATCCGATAGAGCTGGAGCACGATCGCCAGCCCCACCCCGATCTCGGCGGCGGCCAGCACGATCACGAAGAGGGCGAAGACCTGCCCGCCGTGCGGCAGCAGCGCCTTGGCCGTGGTGTCGGCGGTGACCAGGATCAGGTTCACCGCGTTGAGCATCAGCTCCACGGCCATCAGCACCAGCACCGCGTTACGCCGCCGCAGGACGCCGTAGACGCCGAGGCCGAACAGCAGGGCGGCGGTGACGTACGGGATGACCGGTCTCACCGCGACCGCCCCTCCGACACGCCGCCCCCGGACGCCGATTCCCTGTCACGCGGTGCCCGACCGATGTCCGGCCGGGACAGCACGATCGCACCGACCAACGCCGAGAGCAGCAGTACGGAGAGCACCTCGAACGGCAGCACCCAGCTTCCGAAGACCTGCTCACCGATGCGCTCGGCGTTGCCCGGCCCGGGCAGTTCCACGGCGGTCCAGCGGTACGCGTCGACGAGCAGGGCCGACAGCCCGAGCCCGACGCCACCGCCGATCAGCGCGGCCGGCCAGCCGGGCCGGTCCAGGTCGTCCGAGGCGCCGATCGGTGCCCGGGTCAGCATCACCGCGAACAGCAGCAGCACCACCACCGCGCCGACGTAGATCAGCACCTGCACCCAGGCCACCATCTCGGCGGAGAGCACCAGGTACATCCCGGCCAGCGCGCCGAGGCAGACCACCAGATAGAGCCCGGCCCGGACCAGATGGCTGGTCGCCACCACCAGCACCCCCGACCCGACCGCCACCGCACCGAGGGCGAGCAGCAGGGCGTCCACGCCGGTCACGCGGGAGTGCCTTCCCCGGCATCGGTCTCGGGCGTACCCGCACCTGCGGCGCCGGGCTCGGCGGCGGGTGGGCGGGCGGCGGGGCGGCGCTCGGGGCGTACCGCCGGGGCGGTCGGCCGGGCGGCGGACGCGGCGGGAACCGCGGCCTTGCGCGCGGCGGCGGTCTCCTCCTTGGCCGGCTCACCCTGCGGGTCGTGCGCGGGCGGCGGCGGCACGGTCGCCACCCACTCGCCCAGGTGCTCCTTGTCGTGCAGCAGGTCCTTGATGTCGTACTCGGAGTACTCGAACTCCGGCGACCAGTGGAGCGCGTCGAAGGGGCAGACCTCGATGCAGATGCCGCAGTACATGCAGAGCGAGAAGTCGATGTCGAACCGGTCGAGGACGTTGCGCTGGCGGGGCCGGGCCGCGCCGGGCACCGCCACCTCCTCCTTGTGCGAGTCGATGTAGATGCACCAGTCCGGACACTCGCGGGCGCAGAGCATGCAGACCGTGCAGTTCTCCTCCATCAGCGCGATCACCCCGCGCGAGCGGGGCGGCAGGTCGGGCGCGACGTCCGGGTACTGCTGGGTGGTGGAGCGCTTCGTCATCGTCTTGAGCGTGACCGCCAGCCCCTTCACCAGGCCGCTGCCGGGTACGCCGGCCGACTCGCTTCGCTCGCTCATGCGCAACATCCTGCCCTGTGGCCACGGCCCGCGCGACCACCACCCGAAGGATCGCCACCGACGGCCCGACCGTGGCGTCCGGCGGCTCCCCGCGCCGGCCCGCGCATGATCGGCCATGATGGGATGCAGGACGACGTGGCGACACCTTGGGGGCGGCATGGGCGCGGGCGGTACGAACAGCGGCGGGAAGTACGTCGAGCAGGGCGAGTTCAACCGGGACCAGAACTACATCACCACCCGGATCACGGTCGACGGCCGGGACGGCTACCCGGTCGAGGCGGGTCGGTACCGGTTGGCGGTGAGTCGGGCCTGCCCCTGGGCAAACCGGCTGATCATCGTCCGGCGGCTGTTGGGGCTGGAGGACGCCATCTCGATGGCCGTCGCCGGGCCCACCCACGACGCCCGGAGCTGGACCTTCGACCTCGACCCGGACGGGCGTGACCCGGTGCTCGGCATCGAGCGGCTCCAGCAGGCGTACTTCGCCCGCTACCCGGACTACCCGCGCGGCATCACCGTGCCGGCCATGGTCGACGTGGCCACCGGGCAGGTGGTGACCAACGACTACAGCCGGATGAGCCTGGACCTCTCCACCGAGTGGACCGCACACCACCGCCAGGGCGCGCCGCAGCTCTACCCCGAGCACCTGCGCGACGAGATCGACGAGGTCAACGCGCTGGTCTTCAGCGACGTCAACAACGGCGTGTACCGCTGTGGCTTCGCCGGCAGCCAGGAGGGCTACGAGAAGGCGTACCACCGGTTGTTCGACCGGATCGACTGGCTCAGCGAGCGCCTGGCCGGGCAGCGGTACCTGGTCGGCGACACCATCACCGAGGCCGACGTACGGCTGTTCACCACGCTGGTCCGCTTCGACCCGGTGTACCACGGGCACTTCAAGTGCAACCGGCAGAAGCTGAGCGAGATGCCGGTGCTGTGGGCGTACGCGCGGGACCTGTTCACCACGCCCGGCTTCGGCGACACGATCGACTTCGACCACATCAAGCGGCACTACTACGAGGTGCACCGGGACATCAACCCGACCGGGGTGGTGCCGCTCGGCCCCGACCTGTCGAACTGGCTCACCCCGCACGACCGGGAGGCGCTGGGCGGTCGCCCGTTCGGCGACGGCACTCCCCCGCCACCCCCGCCGCCCGCC
Above is a window of Verrucosispora sp. NA02020 DNA encoding:
- a CDS encoding NADH-quinone oxidoreductase subunit J — protein: MTGVDALLLALGAVAVGSGVLVVATSHLVRAGLYLVVCLGALAGMYLVLSAEMVAWVQVLIYVGAVVVLLLFAVMLTRAPIGASDDLDRPGWPAALIGGGVGLGLSALLVDAYRWTAVELPGPGNAERIGEQVFGSWVLPFEVLSVLLLSALVGAIVLSRPDIGRAPRDRESASGGGVSEGRSR
- a CDS encoding NADH-quinone oxidoreductase subunit I, producing MLRMSERSESAGVPGSGLVKGLAVTLKTMTKRSTTQQYPDVAPDLPPRSRGVIALMEENCTVCMLCARECPDWCIYIDSHKEEVAVPGAARPRQRNVLDRFDIDFSLCMYCGICIEVCPFDALHWSPEFEYSEYDIKDLLHDKEHLGEWVATVPPPPAHDPQGEPAKEETAAARKAAVPAASAARPTAPAVRPERRPAARPPAAEPGAAGAGTPETDAGEGTPA
- a CDS encoding glutathione S-transferase family protein; amino-acid sequence: MGAGGTNSGGKYVEQGEFNRDQNYITTRITVDGRDGYPVEAGRYRLAVSRACPWANRLIIVRRLLGLEDAISMAVAGPTHDARSWTFDLDPDGRDPVLGIERLQQAYFARYPDYPRGITVPAMVDVATGQVVTNDYSRMSLDLSTEWTAHHRQGAPQLYPEHLRDEIDEVNALVFSDVNNGVYRCGFAGSQEGYEKAYHRLFDRIDWLSERLAGQRYLVGDTITEADVRLFTTLVRFDPVYHGHFKCNRQKLSEMPVLWAYARDLFTTPGFGDTIDFDHIKRHYYEVHRDINPTGVVPLGPDLSNWLTPHDREALGGRPFGDGTPPPPPPPAERVDPAHTPLR
- the nuoK gene encoding NADH-quinone oxidoreductase subunit NuoK, whose protein sequence is MRPVIPYVTAALLFGLGVYGVLRRRNAVLVLMAVELMLNAVNLILVTADTTAKALLPHGGQVFALFVIVLAAAEIGVGLAIVLQLYRMRASVAVDEIPLAERPADEPTPVVAGPAGDVVAEGER